The genomic segment ttcggattctttacgaatttttcggatccaatacgatttttgcgtaaaaacgtgagtttttcgtatccattacgaaagttgcgtaaaaagttgcgcattttgcgtagcgttaaaacttacgcgaaaaatgcgcaacttttcgcgtaagttttaacgctacgcaaaatgcgcaactttcgtaatggatacgaaaaactcgcgtttttacgcaaaaatcgtgttggtaacgaaaaattcgtacagaatccgaaaaaatcgcaaaacatacgaaaaagtcgcaaaatgttcgttttcaagtcggaacttttccaattcgggtcggattcgtgggttagtaaatcagccccctagtgtacatgctcagttagtaagactatgagtcagcttcctgctgattggctcagatccacattcctaaagggggagtgagttcttagcattcttgaaggagggggagcaggagagagcagagagctgtgtgtctctggcacaggaattacagacacaataaatatttttactcagtgcagcgtttctgtgagtgcttatggctgtatttacacagacctttctgataaagcttactgagttattacctttccttctcctataagagGCATGGCCTAAATGTTGGTACTGCTGcctgtgttcatgggggggccccatataaataacctgtacGGGGTCAGATGGTGGCCCTGCTATGACATCATTGCTTTGAATGACATGACTGGGGGCCACGTGGCTGAAGCAGTGGAGAGCATTGTGGGGTGAGAGAAGGGGCTTCCCCTCTGCTCTGAGGAGTTAGAAGCACAAGATGACGATGAGAACCTCTTTATCTTCCCGCGAGACTCTGGTGTTATAATATTGAGGTGCAGTCACGCCGCGCATACAGGAAGTGTCGCCATTTTAATGTGAGCATAGATGCAACGTGACAGAAAGTACAGTATCCATATCAGTAGCCAAAAGTCAAACTACTGCTTTAAGAGGTCAGCGTGAGAGACTGGATACCACAACAGGCAATGGAGGTTGGTTAATACTGACTGCACTGGGGGAAGTGTTTCAAGGAACAGTTCCGTgtagaaatgaaactgggtaaataggcgAAATCGAAagatatttataatatagttaattagccaTAAATATCATATCTAAAGGCCGGAGTgagcggatgtctaacataatagccagagccCGACTGTCTCTCTTGCATCTCTGTTCCATAGGGCCCACGAGAGACCCAGGGAAAAGGTTAGAGAGACCCGAAGCATGAAGCTGGGTTGTGGCTATTATGTTAGTCGGGATCATTGGTTTCATTATAAGGGTTTCACTTGTCTTACAATGAAACTCAAAAATGTAAGTGGCTTTATGATATACACGAGTGTACTGGGGCTTAACTAGCAGGGGTGGGAATGACCCCGGGCCTGCACCCCCTCTGGGCCCAAAAATTGAAGAGTCTTTCTTCACCGGTAAATAAATTCAGgcctgaagggggggggggccgaGTTTCACagttacacagcggggtatttatataaactatagtagggtttctgtagcaaacaccccagctgtaccagtgcaggaatggctgcccccggggctacacagcggggtatttatataaactatagtagggtttctgtagcaaacaccccagctgtaccggtgcaggaacggctgcccccggggctacacagcggggtatttatataaactatagtagggtttctgtagcaaacaccccagctgtaccagtgcaggaatggctgcccccggggctacacagcggggtatttatataaactatagtagggtttctgtagcaaacaccccagctgtaccagtgcaggaatggctgcccccggggctacacagcggggtatttatataaactatagtagggtttctgtagcaaacaccccagctgtaccagtgcaggaatggctgcccctggggctacacagcggggtatttatataaactatagtagggtttctgtagcaaacaccccagctgtaccagtgcaggaatggctgcccccggggctacacagcggggtatttatataaactatagtagggtttctgtagcaaacaccccagctgtaccagtgcaggaatggctgcccctggggctacacagcggggtatttatataaactatagtagggtttctgtagcaaacaccccagctgtaccggtgcaggaatggctgcccccggggctacacagcggggtatttatataaactatagtagggtttctgtagcaaacaccccagctgtaccggtgcaggaatggctgcccccggggctacacagcggggtatttatataaactatagtagggtttctgtagcaaacaccccagctgtaccggtgcaggaatggctgcccccggggctacacagcggggtatttatataaactatagtagggtttctgtagcaaacaccccagctgtaccagtgcaggaatggctgcccccggggctacacagcggggtatttatataaactatagtagggtttctgtagcaaacaccccagctgtaccagtgcaggaatggctgcccccggggctacacagcggggtatttatataaactatagtagggtttctgtagcaaacaccccagctgtaccagtgcaggaatggctgcccctggggctacacagcggggtatttatataaactatagtagggtttctgtagcaaacaccccagctgtaccagtgcaggaatggctgcccctggggctacacagcggggtatttatataaactatagtagggtttctgtagcaaacaccccagctgtaccagtgcaggaatggctgcccctggggctacacagcggggtatttatataaactatagtagggtttctgtagcaaacaccccagctgtaccagtgcaggaatggctgcccctggggctacacagcggggtatttatataaactatagtagggtttctgtagcaaacaccccagctgtaccagtgcaggaatggctgcccctggggctacacagcggggtatttatataaactatagtagggtttctgtagcaaacaccccagctgtaccagtgcaggaacggctgcccccggggctacacagcggggtatttatataaactatagtagggtttctgtagcaaacaccccagctgtaccagtgcaggaatggctgcccccggggctacacagcggggtatttatataaactatagtagggtttctgtagcaaacaccccagctgtaccagtgcaggaatggctgcccccggggctacacagcggggtatttatataaactatagtagggtttctgtagcaaacaccccagctgtaccagtgcaggaatggctgcccccggggctacacagcggggtatttatataaactatagtagggtttctgtagcaaacaccccagctgtaccggtgcaggaatggctgccccccggggctacacagcagggcaacagtacacgaTACAGGTAATTCCTTTATAAcacatatttattttgtgttactgttcctttaataatgatGCCATCTCCCAGTCTAGAACCAAGAGACCATTTTGTGCCAAATTCATTGGGTGCAAGCTTGTGACAAGGCAATTGCTGTAACTCCCTCATATGCTCGGGCCCCAGGTTTTCAGCATTTTATGAACTGgacatttttattctataatgGCCCTGCTGGTGCTTACAAAGTGGTGGACATAGGGTGCCCCAAGCATTTTATTTTGAGGGAATATGAAGCTTTCTAATGTCAGCCCTTTCTACTGTCCAATAAAGCACCAGAGAGCTTATTGTATGGCTGCAGGAAATTTTGGGTATTTAGATTAGCCAGATTGTGTGCCCATGGGGCAAATACCCACCACATGTACCCAGACTGGAACTGACCTTATCCTTTCTCTCTCTCGCCTGATCTACAGAACTCCCTTAGTACTGGCAATGGGCACCTGGAAACGCCTGGTAACCAAGGGCCGCGCTCAGGGTGGCAGCGGATATGGCATTGGATACAGAAGGTGGGTATAATGGCAGGGCCCGGGAAATGaggccttagggctgtgacacttACTGCTCTATGGCAGCCTTTCAGGCCTATGGAGATTGGTTAGGAATCCCCGACAAGCTATCCCGTGCCCTTCCTTGCACACTGGCTCTGCACTTGGAATAGTTACTTTTATACCAGTAGGTGATGCTGGCGCTGATATTGGGCTACAGAGCAGATCATCCCCATATGTAGAATATTTCAGCCCAAGTGTCAAACACTTCCACCCCCAGCGGCATATCCCTGTGTTGTGCTGCCTCAGCGGCAAAAATGATCCTCTCGCACTGGGGAAATGTAAAAACATGTTGCCTAGCAgctagggctgaaaaaagactcACATCCATCACGTTCACTAGTGCTTTCATTGGCTTGACCTGCAGACCCAAGGCGGGCAACTGATTTTTCCCCAAGGGATTTCTGTAGTGAGTTCCCCATCTGTTTACTTGAGATCCATTGCAGGCTTGGAGCTCACTGTGTCCTGTATGAGATTCTGATATTTACCCCTTGGCACAATCCCTGTCTCTCAGATCTCTCTATCCTGCCCCCTCTTACTGACTCTCCTTCCTTCTTCCCCTGCAGAAACGGTGGCTGATTATGGCAGCGCTCATTGCCATTGGCATCACTATGGCTCTTGTTTTCCTCATCCTTCCTGCCACAAAAACAGGTGACAgacttttgtatttaattttatgtTGTTCCATCACTGGGTACAAGGAGAGCCACAGGCTGGGTTGATATATGAAGAAGGGAAAGTTAAGGCTCTACAATATGCAGTTAGTGTTGCCCCAGTTGCACACTGTGCCATTCCCTGGGGGGCAGTAGAAGGAAGTGACTCACTGTTCTCGATAAGGAACTGGGGCACAGGGAGCATTAGGGACAGGGTGGAACCGTAGGGGACACTGGAAGGCTGGGGTACTGCAGAACAAGGCACCCAGATACAACTTGCCATTTGCTTAGGAAATCTGCCCCCAATGGAAGGTGTgtgataaggtggccatacgcaagAAGggtgccaaatgagcagatcttctcctaatATGGGCTAATTCAAACATTCAgccttagggccaaacaatctaattaaaccggcgggcataggcaccgttGGCCTGAGGGTCACGTCAACGAGTTGATCCAATTGAAAATCAAACCTTCCTGATTGAGATCTGACCAATTTTTGGGCTGATGTAGGTGGGTAGGCCGTCGGGGGTCTGAAGGACCAAAATCAACAGctgaatctgcccgtgtatgggcacctttacccaaTATTATCAAGTCCTTATGCCTTCCCAGGTGACCCAGGTAATAACCCGGATAATCAAGAGAAAGGTTCTACTGACATGGGGGGGGCCCTGATCTGGCAGAACTGCAACGGAACCAAACTGAACATCTCGACTGAGGAGGCCCCATGGGAAGATGCCAATACCAACTGTGCAATGAATGGGGGGCAACTACTAGCCAAGTCCAGCACCAAGGTAACATTACCCCCCCATAATGGCACTCGCAGATAAACTCAGCATTATCATGCCCCACAGTTCTACCATCTGTTTTGGTTATATGATTACCCTGCCATGTGATCGGGGGCAAAAAAATGGTACTTACATGGCAACCTATTTGTCTCCTTTAAGGGACAAATGACATGGCGTTGGGACTGCTTTGAAACTATCTCGGGGCATTCTGTATCAGGAGGACTGCACAACCCAAAGCCATTGATTATTTATTATGAATGgatatagttttttagttattttattttcagttcagcagctatttggttgctagggtccaagttaccttagcaaccagggagtggtttggatgagagactggtatatgaataggggaggggctgaatagtaaagaaagttacaaaaagtaatagggtttggctgccggggtcagtgacccccatttaaaaaatgcagagttagaagaaggcaaataattcaaaaactataaaaaaaataaaataatgaaggccaattgaaaagttgcttagaattgaccattctttaacatactaaaagttaatttaaataaccttaatagggctgttctgcccccaataaggggtaattatatcttagttgggatcaagtacaggtactgttttattattacagagaaaagggaatcatttaaccatgaaataaacccaatagggctgttctgcccccaataagggataattatatcttagttgggatcaagtacaggtactgttttattattacagagaaaagggaatcatttaaccattaaataaacccaatagggctgttctgcccccaataaggggtaattatatcttagttgggatcaagtacaggtactgttttattattacagagaaaagggaatcatttaaccatgaaataaacccaatagggctgttctgcccccaataaggggtaattatatcttagttgggatcaagtacaggtactgttttattattacagagaaaagggaatcatttaaccattaaataaacccaatagggctgttctgcccccaataaggggtaattatatcttagttgggatcaagtacaggtactgttttattattacagagaaaagggaatcatttaaccattaaataaacccaatagggctgttctgcccccaataaggggtaattatatcttagttgggatcaagtacaggtactgttttattattacagagaaaagggaatcgtttaaccatgaaataaacccaatagggctgttctacccccaataaggggtaattatatcttagttgggatcaagtacaggtactgttttattattacagagaaaagggaatcatttaaccattaaataaacccaatagggctgttctgcccccaataaggggtaattatatcttagttgggatcaagtacaggtactgttttattattacagagaaaagggaatcatttaaccatgaaataaacccaatagggctgttctgccccaataaggggtaattatatcttagttgggatcaagtacaggtactgttttattattacagagaaaagggaatcatttaaccatgaaataaacccaatagggctgttctgccccaataaggggtaattatatcttagttgggatcaagtacaggtactgttttattattacagagaaaagggaatcatttaaccatgaaataaacccaatagggctgttctgcccccaataaggggtaattatatcttagttgggatcaagtacaggtactgttttattattacagagaaaagggaatcattttaccatgaaataaacccaatagggctgttctgcccccaataaggggtaattatatcttagttgggatcaagtacaggtactgttttattattacagagaaaagggaatcatttaaccattaaataaacccaatagggctgttctgccccaataaggggtaattatatcttagttgggatcaagtacaggtactgttttattattacagagaaaagggaatcatttaaccattaaataaacccaataggactgttctgccccaataaggggtaattatatcttagttgggatcaagtaaaggtactgttttattattacagagaaaagggaatcatttaaccatgaaataaacccaatagggctgttctgccccaataaggggtaattatatcttatttgggatcaagtacaggtactgttttattattacagagaaaagggaatcatttaaccattaaataaacccaatagggctgttctgccccaataatgggtaattatatcttagttgggatcaagtacaggtactgttttattattacagagaaaagggaatcattcttaaaaatctgaattatttaattaaaatggagtccatgggagatcaccttccagtaatttggaaccttctggataatgggtttctagataagggatcccatatatatatgtatatgtatagggATCAATAGTTTCCCCTCTAATCCTGCTGATGTGATAAATGGGGCTCCCCAGGGTTTGCACCCGGCACAGCATTCATGTAAGGGACCTTTAAATTTAATTCTCCCTCTCTTACAGAACATTAGCGGCTGCATAAACATGGATGAAGATTTCTGGATCCAGCAGGAGGGCCCCCACCCGTGAGTCACTGTATCTTTATTTCTCCTATTCTGGCAATTCTGACGCACACCCTGATTTCTAATGGAAATGGGATAAACTGTATTGGGTAACGGCTCAGTATCTGTATTAGTGAATACCGAGTCGACATGGCAGCTTACACGTGATTGGTGCATTCAGCAGGAATCTATAGGCGCCTGTGTATAACCTCAAGGCTCCCCtgctgagatatatatatatatatataatatatatagggcCTGTTCTCATGTTACATATCTACCACGTGTTCATTGCGGGGAACTGTGTGACTGTGCTGACATGTTTGTATCTTAATTCCAGAAATGGGTGTGAACCTTATAACCCGAAGCGGCAAAATCTAAGTTTAAAGTGTGACACGTGGAGGAGATACATCTGTGGGTAAGTGGATTTGACCAATCAATAGTGATCAGCAGTGATCagaatttcgctcatcactactgatcaaTAGATCTGCCCCTGTGTGGCCCccataaagggaaactacacccccagaatgaatacataaccaacggacagtttatattatgttaaggggcctattaaagaatctccccaaactggaatatatatatcagtaaatattgcccttttacatcctttcccttgagccgccatttagtgatgggctgtgtgctccctcagagatctgctgacaggaagtgatgcagctctaactgtaacaggaagtagtgtgggagcaaaagacagaactctgcccattcattggctgatgaggcctagcatgtatgtgtgccttggcttgtttgtgtgcactgtgactcctatgatcccagggggcggcccttagtacttaaaatggcagtttcctatttaggattacccaatggcacatactgctaaacaagtatatttatatgaaaatggtttatttagatgaagcagggttttacatatgggctgtttatgcaatagatttttatagagacctacagtattgtttggggtatagttttcctttaagccatATAATGGTGGACTAGAACCAAAGCCTAGCTACCCcattcccagcatgcccagtgCTCCTTTTGGCCATGTTGCCCAAATATAAGTCCAGAGGAATTCCCAATGAAAGAGGCCCAGCTATGTCGAACTGGAGGGCACCAAAGCAATTACCCCAGCATCCCTGCCCCCGTGGGTA from the Xenopus tropicalis strain Nigerian chromosome 5, UCB_Xtro_10.0, whole genome shotgun sequence genome contains:
- the LOC101734820 gene encoding uncharacterized protein LOC101734820 isoform X2, coding for MYEAALQPFLPDKPGTCPNSLSTGNGHLETPGNQGQRSGWQRIRQRIWQWIQKNSLSTGNGHLETPGNQGPRSGWQRIWHWIQKKRWLIMAALIAIGITMALVFLILPATKTGDPGNNPDNQEKGSTDMGGALIWQNCNGTKLNISTEEAPWEDANTNCAMNGGQLLAKSSTKNISGCINMDEDFWIQQEGPHPNGCEPYNPKRQNLSLKCDTWRRYICGLKQKS
- the LOC101734820 gene encoding uncharacterized protein LOC101734820 isoform X1, translated to MYEAALQPFLPDKPGTCPVGMNGSASYKAAPAPQQPNSLSTGNGHLETPGNQGQRSGWQRIRQRIWQWIQKNSLSTGNGHLETPGNQGPRSGWQRIWHWIQKKRWLIMAALIAIGITMALVFLILPATKTGDPGNNPDNQEKGSTDMGGALIWQNCNGTKLNISTEEAPWEDANTNCAMNGGQLLAKSSTKNISGCINMDEDFWIQQEGPHPNGCEPYNPKRQNLSLKCDTWRRYICGLKQKS